One part of the Tachysurus vachellii isolate PV-2020 chromosome 6, HZAU_Pvac_v1, whole genome shotgun sequence genome encodes these proteins:
- the LOC132846904 gene encoding interferon alpha-inducible protein 27-like protein 2A, with the protein MDWGTALTLTAGAVGGVIAAPAIIAGLGFTAGGIAAGSVAASLMSTTAVAGGGGVAAGTVVAVLQSAGAAGLSVAGQAAAAATGAAVAGAAEYVASVFL; encoded by the exons ATGGATTGGG GCACAGCCTTAACACTTACAGCTGGAGCAG TTGGTGGTGTTATAGCAGCTCCAGCCATAATTGCAGGACTGGGTTTCACTGCTGGTGGCATCGCTGCAGGATCCGTCGCTGCGTCTTTGATGTCTACTACGGCGGTCGCTGGAGGTGGAGGTGTAGCAGCAGGAACTGTTGTTGCTGTCCTGCAGTCTGCAG GGGCTGCTGGGTTGTCCGTCGCCGGCCAGGCTGCTGCGGCGGCTACAGGAGCGGCGGTGGCTGGTGCGGCTGAATATGTTGCCTCTGTGtttctttaa
- the LOC132846615 gene encoding interferon alpha-inducible protein 27-like protein 2A yields the protein MDWGTALTLAAGAVGGVIAAPAIIAGLGFTAGGIAAGSIASYWMSVMAVAGGGGVAAGTVVSVLQSAGAAGLSVAGKLAAAATGAAVTAVAKCVASVFL from the exons ATGGATTGGG GCACAGCCTTAACACTTGCAGCTGGAGCAG TTGGTGGTGTTATAGCAGCTCCAGCCATAATTGCAGGACTGGGTTTCACTGCTGGTGGCATCGCTGCAGGATCCATCGCTTCGTATTGGATGTCTGTTATGGCGGTCGCTGGAGGTGGAGGTGTAGCAGCAGGAACTGTTGTTTCTGTCCTGCAGTCTGCAG GGGCTGCTGGGTTGTCCGTCGCCGGAAAGCTTGCTGCGGCGGCTACAGGAGCGGCGGTGACTGCTGTGGCTAAATGTGTTGCCTCTGTGtttctttaa
- the LOC132846616 gene encoding putative nuclease HARBI1 has protein sequence MREFSGVLLGDRVYGCQPFLLTPFTDPQEAQQAYNHAHARTRARVEMTFGLLKARFHCLHKLRVSPVRACDITVACAVLHNVACLRKERDPRVPSAMDWDNPAIFHDDDSGRLLRDQYVLNYFS, from the exons ATGC GTGAATTCTCTGGTGTGTTGCTGGGAGACAGGGTGTATGGCTGCCAGCCTtttctcctgacacctttcacaGACCCCCAGGAAGCACAGCAGGCCTACAACCATGCCCATGCCAGGACCAGGGCCAGAGTTGAAATGACCTTTGGCCTCCTGAAGGCACGCTTTCACTGCCTTCACAAATTAAGGGTCAGCCCTGTGAGGGcatgtgacattactgtggcttgtgctgtcctccacaatgtggcctgcctgaggaAGGAGAGGGACCCTAGAGTGCCATCAGCCATGGACTGGGACAATCCGGCAATCTTCCATGATGACGACAGTGGTCGGCTGCTGAGGGACCAAtatgtgttgaattattttagttag
- the LOC132846906 gene encoding interferon alpha-inducible protein 27-like protein 2A produces the protein MKDVLKTVIGVTAGVAAGTVGTVVLAPVVLGLVGFTAGGIAAGSIAAGMMSSAAIANGGAVAAGSLVAVLQSVGAAGFTAATTAGAATTGGVIGAVLGRRNSRD, from the exons ATGAAAG ACGTGCTCAAAACTGTGATTGGCGTCACTGCAGGGGTGGCTGCTGGTACAG TGGGTACTGTCGTGTTAGCCCCTGTTGTACTCGGGTTGGTGGGCTTCACCGCCGGTGGCATCGCAGCTGGCTCCATAGCTGCCGGTATGATGTCATCAGCTGCTATCGCTAATGGAGGAGCAGTAGCAGCAGGCAGCTTAGTGGCTGTTCTTCAGTCAGTAG GCGCCGCTGGCTTTACGGCTGCCACGACGGCCGGAGCGGCAACTACAGGCGGGGTCATCGGCGCTGTGCTGGGGCGCAGAAATTCAAGAGACTGA